In Oryza brachyantha chromosome 2, ObraRS2, whole genome shotgun sequence, a single window of DNA contains:
- the LOC102705698 gene encoding zinc finger protein CONSTANS-LIKE 3-like yields MEAEDKAVVGAAGSTYWGLGARPCDSCGVDAARLYCRADGAFLCGGCDARAHGAGSRHARVWLCEVCEHAPAAVTCRVDAAALCAACDADIHSANPLARRHERLPVAPFFGALADAPQPFPSQAFDDDAAAGAGAQEDADDDGSNEAEAASWLLPEPDDSSHEDSAAAATAGAFFADSGAYLGVDLDFARSMDGIKAIGVPVAPPELDLATGSLFYPEHSMNHSLSSSEVAVVPDALSAGAGVAPSSMMVVVASKGKEREARLMRYREKRKNRRFDKTIRYASRKAYAETRPRIKGRFAKRTADDDALEHDDAPPCSPAASALAGSDGDYGVVPSF; encoded by the exons ATGGAGGCGGAGGACAAGGCGGTGGTGGGAGCGGCGGGGTCGACGTACTGGGGTCTCGGGGCGCGGCCGTGCGACTCGTGCGGcgtggacgcggcgcggctcTACTGCCGCGCGGACGGGGCGTTCCTCTGCGGCGGGTGCGACGCGCGGGCGCACGGCGCCGGGTCGCGCCACGCGCGGGTGTGGCTGTGCGAGGTGTGCGAGcacgcgcccgccgccgtcacgTGCCgggtggacgcggcggcgctgtgCGCGGCCTGCGACGCCGACATCCACTCGGCGAACCCGCTGGCGCGCAGGCACGAGCGGCTCCCCGTCGCGCCATTCTTCGGcgcgctcgccgacgcgccgcagCCCTTCCCCTCCCAGGccttcgacgacgacgccgccgctggcgccggcgcgcaGGAGGATGCGGACGATGACGGGAGCaacgaggccgaggcggcaTCGTGGCTTCTCCCCGAGCCCGACGACAGTAGCCACGAGGatagcgccgccgccgccaccgccggcgcgtTCTTCGCCGACTCCGGGGCGTACCTCGGCGTCGACCTGGACTTCGCCCGGTCCATGGACGGAATCAAGGCCATCGGAGTACCGGTCGCGCCGCCCGAGCTGGACCTCGCCACCGGGAGCCTCTTCTACCCCGAACACTCCATGAACCACAGC CTGTCGTCTTCGGAGGTTGCCGTCGTGCCGGACGCGCTGTCGGCGGGCGCGGGGGTGGCGCCGTCCTCcatgatggtggtggtggcgagcaaggggaaggagagggaggcgcggCTGATGCGGTACAGGGAGAAGCGCAAGAACCGGCGGTTCGACAAGACCATCCGGTACGCGTCCCGCAAGGCGTACGCCGAGACGCGGCCCCGCATCAAGGGCCGGTTCGCCAAGCgcaccgccgacgacgacgcgctcGAGCACGACGACGCGCCGccctgctcgccggcggcctccgCCCTCGCTGGGTCGGACGGCGACTACGGCGTCGTCCCGTCGTTCTGA